Proteins encoded in a region of the Roseateles sp. SL47 genome:
- a CDS encoding DUF4886 domain-containing protein — MKRLATRTAWRRPLGGLLVGVSLTWGLGAAQAETILFVGNSFTYAEGSAVKYWHANTVTDLNQQGIGGIPALFKAFTVQAGLSYDVSLETAGGQGLDYHYNNKLAVLDKPWDKVVLQSYSTLDANHPGNPAKLIQYAGLLANTFKARNSQVDVQLLATWSRADQTYPTTGAWYGQSIYQMALDVNAGYQLADAASDNIQGVIPVGLAWNRAMSQGFADINPYDGIDPGKVKLWANDNYHASVYGSYLEALTIFGHITGLDPRSLGANETSAAQLGITTAQASALQQLAFEQLAAPVPEPATYAMLLTGVGLLVMWRRRGVDRSREGGAHRSLNAGTQGSAKGSTTASTTASPHGSLKT; from the coding sequence ATGAAGCGACTTGCCACCCGCACTGCATGGCGCAGACCCCTGGGAGGCCTGCTGGTGGGCGTTTCGCTCACCTGGGGCCTTGGCGCTGCACAGGCCGAGACCATCCTGTTTGTGGGCAACAGCTTCACTTACGCGGAAGGCTCCGCCGTCAAGTACTGGCATGCCAACACCGTCACCGACCTGAACCAGCAGGGCATCGGTGGCATTCCCGCGCTCTTCAAGGCTTTTACCGTGCAGGCGGGCCTGAGTTATGACGTGAGCCTGGAGACTGCCGGCGGCCAGGGGCTGGACTATCACTACAACAACAAGTTGGCGGTGCTGGACAAGCCCTGGGACAAGGTGGTGCTGCAGAGCTACAGCACGCTGGATGCCAACCACCCCGGCAATCCGGCCAAGCTGATTCAATATGCCGGCCTGCTGGCCAACACCTTCAAGGCCAGGAACAGCCAGGTGGATGTGCAACTGCTGGCCACCTGGTCACGCGCAGACCAGACCTATCCCACCACGGGAGCCTGGTACGGGCAATCCATCTACCAGATGGCGCTGGATGTGAATGCCGGTTATCAATTGGCCGATGCGGCTTCGGACAACATCCAGGGCGTGATTCCGGTGGGGCTGGCCTGGAATCGGGCCATGTCGCAGGGCTTTGCCGACATCAATCCGTATGACGGCATTGACCCTGGCAAGGTGAAGCTCTGGGCCAACGACAACTACCACGCCAGCGTCTACGGCAGCTATTTGGAGGCGCTGACCATCTTCGGTCACATCACCGGCCTGGACCCTCGCAGCCTGGGCGCCAATGAGACGTCGGCCGCCCAGCTGGGCATCACGACCGCGCAGGCCAGCGCGCTTCAGCAATTGGCGTTTGAACAGTTGGCGGCACCGGTGCCGGAGCCGGCCACCTACGCCATGCTGCTGACCGGCGTGGGGCTGCTGGTGATGTGGCGCAGGCGTGGCGTCGATCGCTCTCGGGAGGGCGGCGCCCATCGCAGCCTCAATGCAGGCACCCAGGGGAGCGCCAAGGGGAGCACCACAGCGAGCACCACTGCGAGCCCCCACGGGAGCCTCAAGACCTGA
- a CDS encoding glycosyltransferase family 9 protein produces the protein MSPTSPAPLRPRTAVLHQWVGMGDLVWHVPYLRRIAETSSEGKVSLIASPTTFARDLVGHEPWLHEVIDFDRHPRREEGRRGRHRGVAGLFRMGRELRAYGFERIILLTHHTNRSVVANVAGIPQRLGYGSSWLQRRLLSQGPFIRPYAGPAVKAYKDVTAFAIAQGWASEPIVPSLVVRPEALETARLRLIGLPRPLVALAIGASEPYKQWGAERFSALAASLAHAGCGVVLLGGPAERALAQEVRNTLDAALRPQVLAITDGSVAETVATLSLMHVCVGNDTGAANIAAAVGTPTWVVLGPRPPLEHDPQTLRGIVSPRLEDITAGDVVARMMSALRRAPAELKREPAVL, from the coding sequence ATGAGCCCCACGTCCCCTGCCCCGCTTCGCCCCCGCACCGCCGTCCTGCATCAATGGGTCGGCATGGGGGACCTGGTCTGGCATGTGCCCTATCTGCGGCGCATTGCCGAGACCAGCAGCGAGGGCAAGGTGTCGCTGATCGCCTCTCCCACCACCTTTGCGCGCGACCTCGTCGGCCACGAGCCCTGGCTGCACGAAGTGATCGACTTCGACCGGCATCCGCGCCGTGAGGAAGGCCGACGCGGCCGACATCGGGGGGTGGCCGGCCTGTTCCGCATGGGCCGCGAACTCCGCGCTTATGGCTTTGAACGCATCATCCTGCTCACGCATCACACCAACCGCTCGGTGGTGGCCAATGTGGCGGGCATTCCGCAGCGGCTGGGATATGGAAGCAGCTGGCTGCAACGTCGCCTGCTGAGCCAGGGGCCTTTCATCCGCCCCTATGCCGGCCCCGCCGTGAAGGCCTACAAGGACGTGACCGCCTTCGCCATCGCCCAGGGATGGGCCTCCGAACCCATCGTACCCAGCTTGGTGGTACGACCGGAGGCGCTGGAAACGGCACGTTTGCGGTTGATCGGTCTACCGCGCCCGCTGGTGGCCCTGGCCATTGGCGCCTCCGAGCCCTACAAGCAGTGGGGCGCTGAACGCTTCTCCGCCCTGGCCGCCAGCCTGGCTCATGCCGGATGCGGTGTGGTGCTGCTGGGCGGCCCTGCGGAACGCGCACTGGCGCAGGAAGTGCGGAACACCCTGGACGCTGCGCTGAGGCCGCAGGTGCTCGCCATCACGGACGGCAGCGTGGCGGAGACCGTGGCCACGCTCTCGCTGATGCATGTGTGCGTGGGCAACGATACCGGCGCTGCGAATATTGCCGCCGCAGTCGGCACGCCGACCTGGGTGGTCCTCGGCCCCCGCCCGCCCCTGGAGCACGACCCGCAGACGCTGCGGGGCATCGTGTCGCCACGGCTGGAGGACATCACCGCCGGTGATGTTGTGGCCCGGATGATGAGCGCCTTGCGGCGGGCCCCGGCGGAACTGAAGCGCGAGCCGGCGGTGCTCTGA
- a CDS encoding uroporphyrinogen-III C-methyltransferase: protein MEALLAAGIAVQVVPGITAAVGAAAWLGVPLTHRDHAHSCIFVTGHLQHDTLALNWAALAQPRQTVVIYMGMTGVETICRELQAAGMPASTPVAVVRYATRPEQEVWTATVATLPDLIQQRGLQPPALLVIGTVVRLLDGALGADVRS from the coding sequence ATGGAGGCGCTGCTGGCGGCCGGCATCGCGGTGCAGGTGGTGCCCGGCATCACCGCCGCCGTGGGTGCGGCGGCGTGGCTGGGGGTGCCGCTCACGCATCGGGATCATGCCCACAGCTGCATCTTTGTGACGGGCCATCTGCAGCACGACACCCTGGCGCTGAACTGGGCCGCACTGGCCCAACCCCGGCAGACGGTGGTCATCTACATGGGCATGACCGGTGTGGAGACCATCTGCAGGGAGTTGCAGGCGGCAGGGATGCCCGCCAGCACGCCGGTGGCGGTGGTCCGGTATGCCACTCGGCCAGAGCAGGAAGTGTGGACGGCCACCGTCGCCACGCTGCCGGACCTGATCCAGCAGCGGGGGCTGCAGCCCCCGGCGCTGCTGGTGATCGGCACCGTGGTGCGTCTGCTGGACGGTGCCCTTGGCGCGGACGTCAGGTCTTGA
- a CDS encoding D-sedoheptulose-7-phosphate isomerase → MTSLFLSNLTSHQALMAELPALDGVLTAAGKALGERLRHGGKLMFCGNGGSAADSQHLAAELTGRFMKDRRPLAGLALSTDSSALTCIGNDYSFDDVFARQVVALGRPGDALLAISTSGNSANVLKAVQAARELGVFTVGLLGRDGGRLREVCDTAIVVPSQVTARIQEAHLLIGHTLCGMIEIELGVA, encoded by the coding sequence ATGACTTCACTCTTTCTTTCCAATCTAACGAGCCATCAGGCCTTGATGGCCGAACTGCCCGCGCTCGACGGTGTGCTCACGGCGGCGGGCAAGGCCCTGGGCGAACGGCTTCGCCATGGTGGCAAGCTGATGTTCTGCGGCAATGGGGGATCTGCGGCGGACAGCCAGCATCTCGCGGCCGAACTCACCGGCCGCTTCATGAAGGACCGCCGCCCCTTGGCCGGCCTCGCCCTGAGCACCGACAGCTCCGCGCTCACCTGCATCGGCAACGACTACAGCTTTGACGACGTCTTTGCGCGCCAGGTGGTGGCGCTGGGGCGGCCGGGTGATGCCTTGCTGGCCATCTCCACGTCCGGCAATTCCGCCAACGTACTCAAGGCGGTGCAAGCCGCGCGTGAGTTGGGTGTGTTCACCGTGGGCCTGCTGGGCCGGGACGGCGGCCGCCTGCGCGAGGTCTGCGACACCGCCATCGTGGTGCCCAGCCAAGTCACCGCACGCATCCAGGAAGCGCATCTGCTGATCGGTCACACGCTGTGCGGGATGATCGAGATCGAGCTGGGTGTGGCATGA
- the cobJ gene encoding precorrin-3B C(17)-methyltransferase has translation MTQDTPAAAAPSAGKIMLVGIGPGSVEHMTQRARDAIAEADVVIGYVTYIKLVADLIEGKEIIRKSMTEELDRAVSALEAARQGKKVALISSGDAGVYGMAGPTYEVLFQAGWTPEDTVQVEIIPGASALNSCAALVGAPLTHDFCAISLSDLLTPWPTIARRLDAVAMADFVVALYNPKSGRRTRQIVEAQRLFLRHRRADTPVAIVKSGYRRRQNIVFTTLDQMAEADIGMLSTVLIGNSNTFIRHGLMVTPRGYANKYDMADGGSTREGEKAGRSLSTGLLGWLQQVKLEHAEGADVAALARRHRLPEDYIAEVLAEPEEALEEPAQAEEDVA, from the coding sequence ATGACACAGGACACCCCCGCAGCCGCAGCCCCCAGCGCCGGAAAGATCATGCTGGTGGGCATCGGCCCCGGCAGCGTGGAGCACATGACCCAACGCGCGCGTGATGCCATTGCCGAGGCCGATGTGGTCATCGGCTATGTCACCTACATCAAGCTGGTGGCCGATCTCATCGAGGGCAAGGAGATCATCCGCAAATCCATGACGGAAGAGCTGGACCGGGCAGTGAGCGCTCTGGAAGCCGCCCGGCAGGGCAAGAAGGTGGCCCTCATCTCATCGGGTGATGCCGGGGTGTACGGCATGGCCGGCCCGACCTATGAAGTGCTGTTCCAGGCCGGATGGACGCCCGAAGACACGGTGCAGGTGGAGATCATCCCCGGCGCGTCGGCACTGAACAGCTGCGCGGCCCTGGTCGGTGCACCGCTGACGCATGACTTCTGCGCCATCTCGTTGTCCGACCTGCTCACCCCCTGGCCCACCATTGCCCGCCGGCTCGATGCCGTGGCCATGGCCGACTTTGTGGTGGCGCTCTACAACCCGAAGAGCGGCCGCCGCACCCGGCAGATCGTGGAAGCGCAGCGGCTGTTCCTGCGGCACCGTCGGGCGGACACGCCAGTGGCCATCGTCAAGAGTGGCTATCGGCGCCGACAGAACATCGTCTTCACCACGCTGGACCAGATGGCGGAGGCGGACATTGGCATGCTCAGCACCGTGCTCATCGGCAACAGCAACACCTTCATCCGCCACGGGCTGATGGTGACACCACGGGGTTATGCCAACAAATACGACATGGCCGATGGCGGCAGCACGCGTGAAGGTGAGAAGGCGGGACGTTCCTTGTCCACCGGGCTGCTGGGCTGGCTGCAGCAGGTGAAGCTGGAGCATGCAGAAGGGGCGGACGTCGCCGCGCTGGCCCGGCGCCATCGCCTGCCGGAAGACTACATTGCCGAGGTGCTGGCCGAGCCGGAAGAGGCCCTGGAAGAACCCGCGCAGGCCGAGGAGGATGTGGCATGA
- the gmhB gene encoding D-glycero-beta-D-manno-heptose 1,7-bisphosphate 7-phosphatase — MGRPAAFLDRDGVINIDHGYVHKWEDFQFVPGAVAALWRLQDAGYALVIVTNQSGIARGYYTEADVQRLGDQLRAHLLCEGITLDAIEYCPHLPGGSVAAYAVDCDCRKPGPGLILRAARALDIDLTRSVLFGDKVSDIEAARNAGVAHYALLATNGEGRPESLPGALPDALRDTPCHRSLASAVGALLGVRPPPGDD, encoded by the coding sequence ATGGGCCGTCCGGCGGCGTTCCTGGACCGCGATGGCGTGATCAACATCGATCACGGCTATGTCCACAAGTGGGAAGACTTCCAGTTCGTGCCCGGGGCCGTCGCGGCCCTGTGGCGCTTGCAGGACGCCGGATATGCGCTGGTCATCGTGACCAACCAGTCCGGCATTGCCCGGGGCTATTACACCGAGGCGGACGTGCAGCGGCTGGGGGACCAACTGCGTGCACATCTGCTGTGCGAGGGCATCACGCTGGATGCCATCGAATATTGCCCGCATCTGCCTGGTGGCTCGGTGGCTGCTTATGCGGTGGACTGTGACTGCCGCAAGCCTGGCCCCGGTTTGATTCTTCGGGCGGCACGTGCGCTGGACATTGATCTGACGCGGTCCGTGCTGTTTGGCGACAAGGTGTCTGACATTGAAGCGGCGCGCAATGCCGGCGTGGCCCACTACGCCCTGCTGGCGACGAATGGCGAAGGGCGTCCGGAATCATTGCCCGGCGCATTGCCGGACGCGCTGCGAGACACCCCCTGCCATCGGTCCCTGGCGTCCGCCGTGGGGGCGCTGTTGGGCGTCAGGCCGCCCCCAGGGGACGATTGA
- a CDS encoding adenylyltransferase/cytidyltransferase family protein → MSAPALEDKLIDGRTLPEGALQQVLAHLPRPWVFTNGVFDVLHRGHVAYLHAARQQGASLILALNSDASARGLGKGPDRPLNRDLDRALVLAGLSAVDAVLFFDEPTPCELLSRVRPEIYVKGGDYDMETLAETRLVRSWGGSSLAIPFVSGYSTTALVQRIRQSGAD, encoded by the coding sequence ATGAGCGCACCGGCGCTGGAAGACAAACTGATCGATGGCCGCACCCTGCCAGAGGGCGCGCTCCAGCAGGTGCTGGCCCACCTGCCGCGTCCTTGGGTGTTCACCAACGGCGTTTTTGATGTGCTCCACCGGGGTCATGTGGCCTACCTGCATGCGGCACGCCAGCAGGGCGCCAGCCTGATCCTGGCCTTGAATTCCGACGCGTCTGCCCGCGGCCTTGGCAAGGGGCCCGACCGTCCGCTGAACCGCGACCTGGATCGCGCCCTGGTGCTGGCTGGCCTGAGCGCCGTGGATGCCGTGCTGTTCTTCGATGAACCCACCCCGTGCGAATTGCTGTCGCGGGTGCGGCCGGAGATTTATGTGAAGGGCGGTGACTACGACATGGAAACGCTGGCGGAGACCCGTCTCGTGCGGTCCTGGGGTGGCTCGTCGCTGGCGATTCCCTTTGTCTCCGGCTATTCCACCACCGCGCTGGTGCAGCGCATCCGTCAGTCAGGTGCGGACTGA
- a CDS encoding glycosyltransferase family 9 protein, whose product MTRPDADLRPVTAVHMRHNGMGDLVWHAEYFRLVAATSRDGQVTIVVPPSTMARELLGHEPWVREVIDYDRRPRRSEGRQGRHSGLTGPLRFGAVLAPLGLERMVLFSDRPMRTLVACFRAGIRTRLGYGNTWLQRRLLTRSRWIELYNGPAVGLYHDASRFAMAQGWCTAPVVPRLTVRTDAVRRMRARLASLPWPLHVLAIGASEAYKQWGARNFSALANLLATRGHGVVLLGGPAETALAREILAGMHPALRTKVLALTDTTVSDSAAVLSLAQSCIGNDTGMTNIAAAVGTSTYVVLGPRPPLEHDPGRMTLLQAPALSDIRADLVAQRVLRLETATPAASTPVAMTGSGFNRPLGAA is encoded by the coding sequence GTGACCCGACCCGACGCCGACCTGCGCCCCGTCACCGCCGTCCACATGCGCCACAACGGCATGGGCGACCTGGTGTGGCATGCCGAATATTTCCGGCTGGTGGCGGCCACCAGCCGGGATGGCCAGGTGACGATTGTGGTGCCGCCCTCCACCATGGCGCGAGAACTGCTGGGCCACGAGCCCTGGGTGCGCGAGGTGATCGACTACGACCGGCGCCCCCGCCGCAGCGAAGGCCGTCAAGGCCGCCACAGTGGCCTCACCGGCCCGCTTCGCTTCGGCGCGGTGCTGGCCCCCCTGGGCCTGGAGCGCATGGTGCTCTTCTCCGACCGGCCGATGCGCACGCTGGTGGCCTGCTTTCGCGCCGGCATCCGCACCCGCCTGGGTTACGGCAACACCTGGCTGCAACGCCGCCTGCTGACCCGGTCCCGCTGGATCGAGCTCTACAACGGTCCTGCCGTCGGGCTTTATCACGACGCCAGCCGGTTCGCAATGGCGCAGGGCTGGTGCACCGCGCCCGTGGTGCCTCGGCTGACGGTACGGACCGATGCCGTGCGGCGCATGCGTGCCCGTCTGGCCTCGCTGCCCTGGCCGCTGCACGTCCTGGCCATCGGCGCGTCCGAGGCCTACAAGCAGTGGGGGGCGCGGAACTTCAGCGCCCTGGCCAATCTGCTGGCCACCCGGGGCCATGGCGTGGTGCTGCTGGGGGGGCCGGCCGAAACCGCGCTGGCCCGGGAGATCCTGGCGGGCATGCATCCCGCACTGCGCACGAAGGTGCTCGCCTTGACCGACACAACAGTCTCCGACAGTGCGGCGGTGCTGTCGCTGGCCCAATCCTGCATCGGCAATGACACCGGCATGACCAATATTGCGGCTGCGGTCGGCACCTCGACCTATGTGGTGCTGGGCCCGCGTCCGCCCCTGGAGCATGACCCCGGACGCATGACCCTGCTGCAGGCGCCCGCCTTGAGCGACATTCGCGCCGATCTGGTGGCACAGCGGGTGCTGCGCCTGGAGACCGCCACCCCGGCCGCCAGCACGCCGGTGGCAATGACCGGCAGCGGATTCAATCGTCCCCTGGGGGCGGCCTGA
- a CDS encoding MBL fold metallo-hydrolase — protein MRRTFSFRPVLAACLSGLLFCSAVQATADVSKVPPPGIYRFKLGQLDVTALSDGTHPFPVDTVMVGTTDTEIGKALDHEFLGRPPAGSINAFLIHTGQQLVLVDAGAGALYGDCCGQVLQQIRAAGYSPEQVDVVLLTHLHKDHVGGITASGRALFPNAVIRASKADLDYWSSTTAKARAPDFLASFFDAAVEALAPYKAAGRLRPIEGAGPIGDDIAAITSPGHTPGHLSYSFTSGGQTLVVMGDLIHVAALQLPHPEVTVKYDSDGTAARQSRVTELRAAARGRWLLAAAHVSFPGLGHVRETSGGFEWVPVNFEAAPTR, from the coding sequence ATGCGCCGCACGTTCTCCTTCCGTCCTGTCCTGGCCGCCTGTCTGTCGGGGCTGCTGTTCTGCAGCGCCGTGCAGGCCACGGCCGATGTGTCAAAGGTGCCTCCCCCCGGCATCTACCGCTTCAAGCTTGGGCAACTCGATGTGACGGCACTGTCCGACGGTACCCATCCCTTCCCGGTCGACACCGTCATGGTGGGCACCACCGACACGGAGATTGGCAAGGCCCTGGATCACGAGTTCCTGGGCCGCCCGCCGGCCGGTTCCATCAATGCCTTCCTGATCCATACCGGCCAGCAGCTGGTGCTGGTGGATGCAGGCGCCGGGGCGCTGTATGGGGACTGTTGCGGTCAGGTGCTGCAGCAGATCCGCGCGGCCGGTTATTCACCGGAGCAGGTGGACGTGGTGCTGCTGACCCATCTGCACAAGGATCATGTCGGCGGCATCACCGCCTCCGGACGCGCGCTCTTTCCCAATGCCGTGATTCGTGCGTCAAAGGCCGATCTGGACTACTGGAGTTCGACCACCGCCAAGGCCAGAGCCCCGGACTTCCTGGCGTCGTTCTTCGATGCGGCGGTGGAGGCCTTGGCCCCGTACAAGGCTGCGGGGCGACTGCGGCCCATCGAAGGCGCCGGCCCGATCGGCGACGACATTGCCGCCATCACATCGCCGGGCCACACCCCCGGCCACCTCAGCTACAGCTTCACCAGTGGTGGCCAGACGCTGGTGGTGATGGGCGACCTGATCCATGTGGCGGCCCTTCAACTGCCACACCCCGAAGTGACGGTGAAGTACGACAGTGACGGCACTGCCGCGCGCCAGTCGCGTGTCACCGAACTGCGGGCGGCGGCGCGCGGGCGGTGGCTGCTTGCCGCCGCCCATGTGTCCTTCCCCGGCCTGGGCCATGTGCGTGAGACCTCCGGCGGGTTTGAATGGGTGCCCGTGAATTTCGAGGCGGCCCCGACGCGGTGA
- the rfaE1 gene encoding D-glycero-beta-D-manno-heptose-7-phosphate kinase, producing the protein MTPELSIPAPEALAACRVLVVGDVMLDRYWHGVVDRISPEAPVPVVRMEREEDRLGGAANVAMNVKTLGAQATLLTVTGEDAAADALRRLLLRSGVVPLLQSDEAVPTIVKLRVIGRAQQLLRIDVERPPAAPLLDRLTQTFAEQVQHHDVVLFSDYAKGALAQVEQMIALARAAGKPVLVDPKGHDFRRYAGATVITPNRAELAQVIGQWRDESDLVRRVDALRNEIRIPSILLTRSEEGMTLFEPQAIQHEPARAREVFDVTGAGDTVIATLAALMAAGQPLGEAMRLANKAGGIVVGKFGTAAVSYEELAA; encoded by the coding sequence ATGACACCGGAGCTCTCGATCCCCGCCCCGGAAGCGCTCGCCGCCTGCCGGGTGCTGGTGGTGGGCGACGTGATGCTGGACCGTTATTGGCACGGCGTGGTGGACCGCATTTCGCCGGAAGCCCCCGTTCCGGTGGTTCGGATGGAGCGGGAGGAAGACCGCCTCGGCGGCGCCGCGAATGTGGCGATGAATGTGAAAACGCTGGGTGCCCAGGCCACGCTGCTGACGGTGACCGGTGAGGACGCGGCGGCGGATGCCCTGCGCCGCCTGCTGTTGCGCAGCGGCGTGGTCCCCCTGCTGCAATCGGATGAGGCGGTGCCCACCATCGTCAAACTGCGGGTCATCGGTCGGGCACAGCAGCTGTTGCGCATCGATGTGGAGCGGCCACCCGCCGCGCCTCTGCTGGACCGCCTGACGCAGACGTTCGCCGAGCAGGTGCAGCACCATGACGTGGTGCTGTTCTCGGACTACGCCAAGGGCGCGCTGGCCCAGGTGGAACAAATGATTGCCCTGGCGCGCGCAGCCGGCAAGCCGGTGCTGGTCGACCCCAAGGGACACGACTTCCGTCGTTATGCTGGCGCCACCGTGATCACGCCCAACCGGGCGGAACTGGCGCAGGTGATTGGACAGTGGCGCGACGAGTCCGACCTGGTGCGCCGGGTGGACGCGCTGCGCAACGAAATCCGCATTCCTTCGATCCTGCTCACCCGGTCGGAAGAGGGCATGACCCTCTTCGAGCCGCAGGCCATCCAGCATGAGCCGGCCCGCGCGCGGGAGGTGTTTGATGTGACCGGTGCCGGCGACACGGTGATTGCCACCCTGGCCGCCCTGATGGCGGCTGGGCAGCCGCTGGGCGAGGCGATGCGGCTGGCCAACAAGGCCGGTGGTATCGTGGTTGGCAAGTTCGGCACTGCCGCCGTGAGTTACGAGGAATTGGCTGCATGA
- a CDS encoding glyoxalase superfamily protein, which translates to MSLGAVTPILRIFDEAKAREFYVDFLGFQVDWEHRFEPTLPLYLQISRDGCVLHLSEHHGDACPGAAVRIDTTDIGTLHAELLQRNYGYARPGIEDAPWGAREVSVKDPFGNRLTFTMELP; encoded by the coding sequence ATGAGCCTCGGCGCCGTCACACCCATTCTGCGCATCTTTGATGAAGCCAAGGCGCGGGAGTTCTATGTGGACTTCCTGGGCTTCCAGGTCGATTGGGAACATCGCTTCGAACCCACGCTTCCGCTGTACCTCCAGATTTCTCGTGACGGCTGTGTGCTGCACCTGTCCGAACATCACGGTGATGCCTGCCCTGGCGCGGCCGTGCGGATCGACACCACCGACATTGGCACCCTGCATGCTGAGCTGCTGCAGCGGAACTATGGCTATGCCCGTCCGGGCATCGAAGACGCGCCCTGGGGCGCTCGCGAGGTGTCGGTGAAAGACCCTTTTGGCAATCGCCTGACCTTCACCATGGAGTTGCCATAG
- a CDS encoding (2Fe-2S) ferredoxin domain-containing protein — translation MSQPEIIKPKIGDYRRHILVCTGERCTSDGASQALFDSLGDKFKAAGLNAGPLRVKRTRASCFAACKGGPIVCVQPDGTWYYNVTPENMDRIIEQHLCGGQPVEDLVFHQAQSPEEEAADAAVGASVDAAVDAAGATR, via the coding sequence ATGAGCCAGCCGGAGATCATCAAGCCCAAGATCGGCGACTACCGGCGTCACATCCTCGTGTGTACCGGAGAGCGATGCACCAGTGACGGCGCGTCTCAAGCCCTGTTTGACAGCCTGGGGGACAAGTTCAAAGCGGCCGGACTCAACGCCGGCCCACTGCGGGTCAAACGGACCCGGGCCAGTTGTTTTGCGGCCTGCAAGGGCGGGCCGATTGTGTGTGTGCAGCCTGACGGCACCTGGTACTACAACGTGACGCCGGAGAATATGGACCGCATCATCGAGCAGCACCTCTGCGGGGGGCAGCCGGTGGAGGACCTGGTGTTCCATCAGGCCCAGTCACCGGAAGAAGAAGCGGCGGATGCGGCCGTGGGTGCGTCCGTGGATGCGGCCGTGGATGCGGCGGGAGCCACACGGTGA